In Legionella beliardensis, the following are encoded in one genomic region:
- a CDS encoding carboxynorspermidine decarboxylase, with the protein MKTPFYVIDIAKLLANLEIIEKIKEKSGAKFLFALKTFSVWALFDIINKYMDGFTSSSPYEVKLGYDKFGGEGISYSVAYSDDDFKQVIDYADKIIFNSASQVKYFRKQVNKQISGIRINPGYSFSPHDISNTCRPYCRLGESNINHIEAILDDISGFMFHIHCENNNYKKFDESLCLIENKYGHLFHRVDWIDLGGGISFTNPDYPIYQFAERLKEFITKYQVQVYLEPGQAVLNQVASLETTVVDIIENERKIAILDCSADAHMPEILSFPIPAQVEPNEGPYTYILAGNSCLAGDIFGEFNFKEELKPGSRVSFKDTGSYTIVKQNWFNGLRMPSIAIKQPNGHIELIKTFNYEDFLNSQS; encoded by the coding sequence GTGAAGACCCCTTTTTATGTGATTGATATAGCAAAACTTTTGGCGAACCTTGAAATTATTGAAAAAATAAAAGAAAAATCCGGGGCTAAGTTTTTATTTGCCTTAAAAACGTTCTCGGTATGGGCATTATTTGACATAATCAATAAATATATGGACGGTTTTACCTCCTCTTCTCCCTATGAAGTGAAATTAGGTTATGATAAGTTTGGTGGCGAAGGTATTTCTTATAGCGTCGCTTATAGTGATGACGATTTTAAGCAAGTTATTGATTACGCAGATAAAATTATTTTTAATAGTGCTAGCCAAGTAAAATATTTTAGAAAACAGGTTAATAAGCAAATTAGTGGGATAAGAATAAATCCTGGCTACAGTTTTTCTCCTCACGATATTAGTAATACATGTAGGCCTTATTGCAGACTCGGTGAAAGTAATATTAATCATATTGAAGCGATTTTGGATGATATTTCCGGGTTTATGTTTCATATTCATTGTGAAAATAATAATTATAAGAAATTTGATGAATCCTTATGTCTAATAGAGAACAAATACGGCCATTTATTTCATAGAGTTGATTGGATAGATTTGGGCGGGGGAATAAGTTTTACCAATCCAGATTACCCAATTTATCAATTTGCAGAGCGGCTAAAAGAATTTATAACCAAATATCAAGTTCAAGTTTATCTTGAGCCAGGTCAGGCTGTCCTTAATCAAGTAGCAAGCCTTGAGACTACGGTTGTCGATATTATTGAAAATGAAAGAAAAATTGCCATATTAGATTGTTCTGCAGACGCCCACATGCCAGAAATTCTTTCTTTTCCTATACCTGCACAGGTTGAGCCGAATGAAGGCCCTTATACTTATATTCTAGCTGGAAACTCCTGTTTGGCTGGGGATATATTTGGAGAGTTTAATTTTAAAGAAGAACTAAAGCCAGGAAGTCGGGTTTCTTTTAAAGACACCGGTAGTTATACCATCGTCAAACAAAATTGGTTTAATGGCCTAAGAATGCCTTCAATAGCTATAAAACAACCAAATGGCCACATTGAATTAATTAAAACGTTTAATTATGAAGATTTTTTAAATAGCCAATCTTAA
- a CDS encoding L,D-transpeptidase family protein: MHLIHFNKKIMISFLIIFGIIITVYQSFKPVEINSFVDEDKKLKQFIAVYQKAAQKPWEKLKPKQLLQVGVTDKSVILLRERLQFTGDLANSIDVNNSTFDSQLQEAVSLFQKRHGLVSSGKVDKQTLAALNISPQTRLKQLQANISRWSEFTKKQSTHYLWVNVPAFQAQLIEQNRVTLKEPIIVGKPSNPTPAMFTEITDVMLNPYWIVPPTLAKKNVIPKLLQDTDYLKKQNIRVFDASNGKELSVNELDNSQLDKDATNYFFRQEPGPCNPLGQVKYTITNSESIYLHDTNARDLFKKENRALSSGCIRLQNPFNLFSKIMANDKSINKTKSDIKKILESGEPFNIKLHEPLPVFITYITAWVDEQGRLNFRDDIYKQDIG; the protein is encoded by the coding sequence ATGCATCTAATTCATTTTAATAAAAAAATAATGATATCTTTTCTTATTATTTTTGGAATAATCATTACCGTTTATCAATCATTTAAGCCCGTGGAAATTAATTCATTTGTGGATGAAGATAAAAAGTTAAAGCAATTCATTGCAGTTTATCAAAAGGCTGCGCAAAAGCCTTGGGAAAAGCTTAAGCCTAAGCAATTATTGCAGGTTGGTGTTACCGATAAGAGTGTAATTTTGCTGCGCGAGCGCTTGCAGTTTACAGGCGATCTTGCCAATTCTATTGATGTTAACAATTCAACCTTTGATAGCCAATTGCAAGAAGCAGTTTCGCTTTTTCAAAAACGACATGGGTTAGTTTCTAGTGGAAAAGTTGATAAACAAACATTAGCTGCCTTGAATATTTCGCCTCAAACAAGATTAAAGCAATTGCAGGCGAATATCAGTAGATGGAGTGAGTTTACAAAAAAACAAAGCACGCATTATCTGTGGGTTAATGTGCCTGCTTTTCAAGCGCAACTGATTGAGCAAAATAGAGTGACTTTAAAAGAGCCTATTATCGTAGGAAAACCATCCAATCCAACACCTGCGATGTTTACCGAAATTACTGATGTGATGTTAAATCCTTATTGGATTGTGCCGCCGACGCTAGCTAAAAAAAATGTTATTCCAAAACTATTACAAGATACTGATTATTTAAAAAAACAAAATATTCGTGTGTTTGATGCTAGTAATGGTAAAGAGTTGTCGGTTAACGAGTTAGATAATTCGCAGTTAGATAAAGACGCAACTAATTATTTTTTTCGCCAAGAACCAGGACCATGTAATCCCTTAGGACAAGTGAAATATACCATCACTAATTCTGAGTCAATTTATCTCCATGATACTAACGCAAGAGATCTCTTTAAAAAAGAGAATAGGGCACTTAGCTCTGGTTGTATAAGATTGCAAAATCCTTTTAATTTATTTTCTAAAATTATGGCTAATGATAAATCTATCAATAAAACAAAAAGTGATATTAAAAAAATACTAGAATCGGGTGAGCCGTTTAATATTAAATTGCATGAACCGCTACCGGTATTTATTACCTATATTACCGCTTGGGTTGATGAACAAGGCAGGTTAAATTTTAGAGATGATATTTATAAGCAAGATATAGGCTAA
- a CDS encoding BON domain-containing protein, which yields MLLNKFKLCFFVLLITGNSAIFAKSTTDKDIDTQIDMLYARNPVLKEHEVCSKTNEHQVTLKGCVQSHAEKELAQDLASLVEYVDKIDNQIKVNPKLPAAKNKASVPDKMSDALISRLVHAKIILNQSIHASNVQVKTLNGITILTGNVSSVEEKKLAYTIALETKGVVDVKNKLKVRAGA from the coding sequence ATGTTGTTAAATAAATTTAAATTATGTTTTTTTGTATTGCTTATTACAGGTAACTCTGCAATTTTTGCAAAATCAACCACCGATAAAGACATTGATACCCAGATTGATATGTTATATGCGCGTAATCCAGTTTTAAAAGAACATGAGGTGTGCAGCAAAACCAATGAGCATCAAGTGACTCTTAAAGGTTGTGTACAAAGTCATGCCGAAAAAGAATTAGCCCAAGACTTAGCAAGTTTAGTTGAATATGTTGATAAAATTGATAATCAAATTAAAGTAAATCCTAAACTTCCGGCAGCTAAAAATAAAGCATCCGTACCAGATAAAATGTCAGATGCTTTAATTAGCCGATTAGTACATGCAAAAATTATACTTAATCAATCAATCCATGCATCCAATGTTCAAGTTAAAACGCTAAATGGAATTACCATCTTAACTGGCAATGTATCTTCTGTAGAAGAAAAGAAATTAGCTTATACAATTGCGCTTGAAACGAAAGGAGTGGTTGACGTAAAAAATAAACTAAAAGTACGCGCTGGTGCTTAA
- a CDS encoding helix-turn-helix transcriptional regulator — MWKTIDLNSRIYRFQNGIKLISQSPSPLSSLEGLYATTHTVASVLALPFNFYFLNLQGKTELMNEECALICGFDSVEESIGKSLFDVSEQNSAKNLIDNCLDVIDSQTVKVFEEENLRKDGLGLDFLTIKCPWYDTGTTIIGVFGCSIVLGKHKLASSLSEVIELGLFNAMQLSAKQGQPLSSFNIKQSYLSRREMECLQLTIKGYTAKRIARELGISHRTVEEYLINIRIKMGASSKAELIEMTIERFLPINLI; from the coding sequence ATGTGGAAAACAATTGATCTTAATTCGCGAATTTATCGATTCCAAAATGGCATTAAGCTTATAAGCCAATCACCATCCCCTCTTTCATCTCTAGAAGGCTTATATGCAACAACTCACACTGTTGCTAGCGTTTTAGCATTACCTTTTAATTTTTATTTCCTTAATCTTCAAGGTAAAACTGAGCTCATGAATGAGGAATGCGCTTTAATTTGTGGGTTTGACTCTGTGGAAGAATCGATTGGAAAATCACTTTTTGACGTTTCTGAACAAAATAGTGCAAAAAATTTAATTGATAATTGTTTAGATGTTATCGACTCCCAGACCGTTAAGGTTTTTGAAGAAGAAAACCTTCGCAAGGATGGCTTAGGCTTAGATTTTTTAACTATAAAATGCCCCTGGTATGACACAGGAACAACCATAATTGGTGTATTTGGTTGCTCTATCGTGCTTGGCAAACATAAGCTAGCCAGCTCTTTATCAGAAGTTATTGAGCTTGGCCTGTTTAATGCCATGCAGCTTTCAGCAAAACAAGGCCAACCTCTCTCAAGTTTTAATATAAAGCAAAGCTATTTATCAAGGCGAGAGATGGAATGCTTACAATTAACAATTAAAGGCTATACTGCCAAACGTATTGCCCGTGAACTTGGCATTTCACATCGAACGGTTGAAGAATATTTAATTAATATACGTATAAAAATGGGCGCCTCATCTAAAGCTGAGCTAATAGAAATGACCATTGAGCGCTTTTTACCAATTAACTTAATTTAA
- a CDS encoding nucleoside monophosphate kinase has product MKIILLAGAPGSGKSTQGSALMAMNLKFKHLALGEVVRGYLDSPNHPITKNYKEFISQGNLLPDDVIKQILQEELAKISDKNSIVLLDGYPRTLAQYDDFKKEWGKPDGLIHLDVNKETLNQRLLERPNSRLDDNQEAIKRRLSFYQDTTKPLLNHIKQELGKNAIVVNTDESVRATSFYLYASLQRLSSIHDVLQKEQVLLKQEEEPSAQIKPIGFTSMLVQCWKTGIEYSSIRAIQADYQTKNFSFSLFNKRVVYLETPAEVKKVLEGNSHLGYVYKHFSTAAGLKYDFLATDPNSENSFKDEHNEVNYWKLIHQGLGKTIKDDGKRIEYLIDKQLMQTFFAEKKFILDTTFDNFFCSFWAEYLFGKACSLERYQENRNQLLGAMKQCFYNNYYKSIDPTGLTSWLYQNPVSNQLQGVKKTLQAFIAKAGSDAMVSRFAENLRELNVKENLDLNEERIKEIVADCTFDLILEPDFLENVMYEALAFAVKENADLHDSLVRNKVYKQGLEQGYLFPFRTRVLDKSVVLDDGSELPAGSMVCLNLKQAGVYHSAGARRCVGQAYTYFFREHFFNCIAPIDFKVKKVSEPLERQASNENVPNSPERYQVSWRLKRNEAMRHMPHHHYKGNKFFDVLSLHQNTNLNALMVKQLTLKINRYIERNNLDWQDVVMAAPEVRGLPIAAQVAGSLQLPLYTIRKKGGYKMAEDALFFASFKKGYGDSDTVELPIEKIKALAGKKVIFLDDGIASGGSAKACIKLLEKQVEGKEPAKVALVLALLQHDYVKSPEKFSEHRLVKTLFDCRAEMPNQELKDEVQALNLP; this is encoded by the coding sequence ATGAAGATTATTTTATTAGCTGGTGCACCAGGTAGCGGTAAAAGTACACAAGGGTCAGCTTTAATGGCTATGAATCTTAAGTTCAAACATTTAGCTTTAGGTGAAGTTGTTCGCGGTTATTTAGACTCTCCAAACCATCCAATCACTAAAAACTATAAAGAATTTATAAGTCAGGGTAACTTATTGCCTGATGATGTCATTAAACAAATTTTACAAGAAGAGCTAGCAAAAATTTCTGACAAAAACAGTATTGTTTTGTTGGATGGGTATCCGCGTACTTTAGCGCAATATGATGATTTCAAAAAAGAGTGGGGTAAGCCGGATGGATTAATTCATTTAGATGTGAATAAAGAAACGCTTAATCAACGGCTGTTGGAACGCCCTAATTCTCGCTTAGATGATAATCAAGAAGCCATTAAACGACGTTTAAGTTTTTATCAAGATACAACAAAACCTTTGCTTAATCATATTAAGCAAGAGTTAGGCAAAAATGCTATTGTAGTTAATACAGATGAGTCAGTTCGAGCTACTAGTTTTTATCTCTATGCTTCTTTGCAACGATTAAGTTCTATTCATGATGTCTTACAAAAAGAACAGGTATTGCTTAAGCAAGAAGAAGAACCTAGCGCACAGATAAAACCGATTGGGTTTACCTCGATGCTTGTACAATGCTGGAAGACGGGTATTGAATATAGCTCTATTAGGGCAATTCAAGCCGATTACCAAACAAAAAACTTTTCATTTTCCCTATTTAATAAAAGGGTTGTTTATCTTGAAACACCAGCTGAAGTTAAAAAGGTGTTAGAAGGAAATAGTCATTTAGGTTATGTCTATAAACATTTCTCAACTGCTGCCGGGTTAAAATATGATTTTCTAGCCACTGATCCTAACAGTGAAAATTCTTTTAAAGATGAACACAATGAAGTGAACTATTGGAAGTTGATTCATCAAGGTCTCGGAAAAACAATTAAAGATGATGGCAAGCGTATCGAGTATTTAATTGATAAACAGTTAATGCAAACGTTTTTTGCGGAGAAAAAATTTATACTAGATACTACCTTTGATAATTTTTTTTGTAGTTTTTGGGCAGAATATCTCTTTGGCAAAGCGTGTTCATTAGAAAGATATCAAGAGAATAGAAATCAATTATTAGGGGCTATGAAACAATGCTTTTATAATAATTATTATAAAAGCATTGACCCAACCGGTTTAACATCGTGGCTATATCAAAATCCCGTAAGTAATCAATTACAAGGTGTTAAAAAAACATTGCAAGCCTTTATCGCCAAGGCAGGCTCAGATGCAATGGTTAGTCGTTTTGCAGAAAATCTAAGGGAATTGAATGTTAAAGAAAATCTTGATTTAAACGAAGAAAGAATCAAAGAAATTGTTGCTGATTGCACGTTTGATTTGATACTTGAACCTGATTTTCTTGAAAATGTCATGTATGAGGCCTTAGCATTTGCAGTGAAGGAAAATGCTGATCTGCATGATTCTTTAGTACGGAATAAAGTATATAAACAAGGACTAGAACAAGGCTACCTCTTTCCTTTCCGCACGCGCGTGCTGGATAAATCTGTCGTTCTAGACGATGGTAGCGAACTTCCAGCAGGTAGTATGGTCTGTTTGAATTTAAAACAAGCAGGTGTTTATCATTCCGCTGGTGCGAGACGTTGTGTAGGCCAAGCTTACACCTATTTTTTTAGAGAACACTTTTTTAATTGTATTGCGCCAATTGACTTTAAAGTAAAGAAAGTAAGTGAACCTTTAGAAAGACAAGCCAGTAATGAAAATGTTCCTAATTCGCCTGAGCGCTACCAGGTTAGTTGGCGCTTGAAAAGGAACGAAGCAATGCGACACATGCCACATCATCATTATAAGGGAAATAAGTTTTTTGATGTTTTAAGCTTACATCAAAATACTAATTTAAACGCATTAATGGTCAAGCAGCTGACGCTAAAAATTAATCGATATATAGAGAGAAATAATCTTGATTGGCAAGATGTTGTTATGGCCGCGCCAGAAGTTCGTGGTCTGCCAATAGCTGCGCAAGTTGCAGGGAGTTTGCAGCTACCTTTATATACTATACGTAAAAAAGGTGGTTATAAAATGGCTGAAGATGCGCTTTTTTTTGCGAGCTTTAAGAAAGGTTATGGTGATTCTGATACCGTTGAATTACCTATTGAAAAAATTAAAGCGCTAGCGGGTAAAAAAGTTATTTTTCTTGATGATGGCATAGCTAGTGGTGGTAGTGCTAAGGCGTGTATAAAATTGCTTGAAAAGCAGGTTGAGGGTAAGGAACCAGCGAAAGTGGCGTTAGTATTAGCATTATTGCAACATGATTATGTAAAAAGCCCAGAAAAATTTTCTGAGCATCGATTGGTTAAAACTTTATTTGATTGTCGTGCGGAAATGCCAAACCAAGAGCTTAAGGATGAGGTTCAGGCACTAAATTTACCTTAA
- a CDS encoding GNAT family N-acetyltransferase, with amino-acid sequence MHSIKTARLILRPWQANDRVPYWQINQDSQVLEFLPGSLTKEQVDDFMHYQNQQLQDRGYMLWAAELQDTGELIGFIGLNYFDKPTHFSPATEIGWRLGSQYWGFGYATEGALAVLDYAFNRLGLNEIVAFTVPDNFRSRKVMERLGMTHDLTGSFAHPKLATDHPLSNHVLYRINTNHQS; translated from the coding sequence ATGCATTCAATTAAAACTGCTAGATTAATTCTTAGACCTTGGCAAGCAAATGATCGAGTACCTTATTGGCAAATTAATCAAGACAGCCAAGTCCTTGAGTTTTTGCCTGGTTCTTTAACTAAAGAGCAGGTCGATGATTTTATGCACTATCAAAATCAACAGCTGCAAGACCGCGGTTATATGCTATGGGCCGCAGAGCTACAAGATACCGGTGAACTAATAGGATTTATAGGCCTTAATTATTTTGATAAGCCCACGCATTTTTCGCCAGCCACTGAAATTGGCTGGCGCTTAGGCTCGCAGTATTGGGGATTTGGCTATGCAACCGAAGGCGCATTAGCTGTATTAGATTATGCTTTTAATCGCCTAGGACTCAATGAAATAGTAGCATTTACTGTTCCAGATAACTTTCGTTCACGAAAAGTCATGGAAAGACTTGGTATGACGCATGATCTTACTGGTTCATTTGCTCACCCAAAACTCGCCACTGACCATCCCTTATCTAACCATGTTCTCTACCGAATCAACACTAATCATCAGTCCTAA
- a CDS encoding AAA family ATPase, whose product MLIIFGGLPGVGKTTISREIAKHLKAVYLRIDTVEQALKNSGKELMGPEGYLISYAIAKENLSLGLSVVADSVNPIAITRQDWQAVAISSQVKFLEIEISCSDLLEHKKRIETRTPDILGHKLPTWEEVKARDYETWNNVSLRIDTAKYSTEKAVQKILKSINVL is encoded by the coding sequence ATGCTTATTATCTTTGGTGGTTTACCTGGCGTAGGAAAAACAACAATTTCTAGAGAAATTGCTAAGCATTTAAAAGCGGTATATCTGCGTATTGATACCGTAGAGCAGGCTTTAAAGAATTCTGGAAAGGAGTTGATGGGCCCAGAAGGGTACTTGATTAGTTATGCTATAGCAAAAGAGAATTTAAGTTTAGGGTTAAGTGTTGTGGCAGACTCAGTCAATCCCATTGCCATCACACGTCAAGATTGGCAAGCAGTAGCAATCTCTAGCCAAGTTAAATTCTTAGAAATTGAAATTAGTTGTTCTGATCTTCTTGAGCATAAAAAAAGAATAGAAACGAGAACGCCTGATATATTAGGCCATAAATTACCCACGTGGGAAGAGGTAAAAGCTCGAGATTATGAGACATGGAATAATGTGTCATTAAGAATAGATACAGCCAAGTATTCTACAGAAAAAGCTGTGCAAAAGATTTTGAAGTCTATAAATGTGCTTTAA
- a CDS encoding acyltransferase family protein yields the protein MVEQKNTITRLLSLDVFRGLTIAIMILVNSPGNQVAYSWLEHSSWNGCTLADLVFPFFIVIVGMSSVLALTNLKIKGASNKQLVGKIINRSVYLFILGLLLNSLPNHFDFSHLRILGVLQRIAICYFFSSILFLTTTIKTQKVIITVLLIGYWILISFFSPNQISIDHNLVSYFDQWLLSAHHLYRPMFDPEGLLSTLPAIASALFGNLLGFVLVSSRTKQQQLQWLISSGLILALLGFVWSLASPFNKFLWSSSYVLWTTGLAFLVFACCFTLIEIKHRLPWSKPFALFGRHALLVYILHVLFLKIQAIILVHNTQGELINLRLYITDLLFNRFSPENASFCYAAGYTLFWLFVLKFIPKKKLKFDNKARAAYQGQNPIHKKTDFEQ from the coding sequence TTGGTAGAGCAAAAAAATACCATAACGCGCTTGCTTTCTCTTGATGTTTTTCGCGGGCTAACTATTGCTATCATGATTCTTGTTAATAGCCCAGGAAATCAGGTTGCTTATTCCTGGCTTGAGCATTCTAGTTGGAATGGTTGTACCTTAGCGGATTTAGTCTTTCCTTTTTTTATTGTCATTGTTGGTATGTCATCAGTGTTAGCACTGACCAATCTCAAAATAAAGGGAGCTTCTAATAAGCAATTAGTCGGCAAAATTATTAACCGCAGCGTCTATCTATTTATTTTAGGGTTATTACTAAATAGTTTACCCAATCATTTTGATTTTTCGCACCTTAGAATTTTAGGTGTATTACAGCGAATTGCCATTTGCTATTTTTTTTCATCTATTTTGTTTTTAACTACCACGATAAAAACCCAAAAAGTTATCATTACTGTTTTACTGATTGGCTATTGGATTTTAATTAGCTTTTTTTCACCTAATCAAATATCAATTGATCATAATTTAGTAAGTTATTTCGATCAATGGCTTCTCTCAGCACATCATTTATACAGGCCAATGTTTGATCCAGAAGGGCTTTTAAGTACTCTACCAGCGATTGCCTCCGCATTGTTTGGAAATCTTCTTGGCTTTGTTTTAGTTTCTTCACGTACAAAACAGCAGCAACTACAATGGCTCATTTCTTCTGGGTTGATTTTAGCATTGCTTGGTTTCGTATGGAGTCTTGCTTCTCCGTTTAATAAATTTCTTTGGTCTAGTTCCTATGTTTTATGGACAACGGGTTTGGCTTTTCTAGTCTTTGCATGTTGCTTTACCTTAATTGAAATTAAGCACCGGCTCCCATGGTCAAAACCTTTTGCGCTTTTTGGTAGGCATGCCCTACTAGTTTATATATTGCATGTTCTATTTTTAAAGATTCAAGCGATTATTTTAGTTCATAATACGCAAGGTGAGCTTATCAATTTACGCTTATATATCACGGATTTATTATTCAATCGTTTCTCACCAGAAAATGCTTCGTTTTGTTATGCGGCAGGCTACACGCTATTTTGGTTATTCGTATTAAAATTTATCCCTAAGAAAAAGCTAAAATTTGATAATAAAGCTCGCGCTGCATATCAAGGACAAAACCCTATCCATAAAAAAACTGATTTTGAGCAGTAA
- a CDS encoding glycoside hydrolase family 3 protein yields the protein MKRFINFFLVFSLCFSANTMAKSNHDVSLRDKIGQMLLIGFDGKKIDAHSPIVKMIEENNIGGVILFDYNSHTKNYDKNIVNPLQVKELNHDLQYFNKQGNLKYHRLPLPLLISVDYEGGQVARLGEQYGFPPTLSAADVGKRSLKEAETIAKSMAQTLKTAGFNLDFAPILDVNVNPDNPIIGKKDRSFSSDPNKVIKYSHVYSRQFLQQKIQCAYKHFPGHGSSTQDSHLGFVDVTDTWHAYELEPYRQLLNLNDTCGAIMTAHIVNRQLDETGLPATLSHKILTGLLRQQLHYKGVIITDDMQMKAIHDNYDLEQAVVLAINAGADMLLFGNNLTTAPQDSKQLIDLIEANVLSGKINPERINEAYQHIIALKQSLKPT from the coding sequence ATGAAGCGATTTATTAATTTTTTCCTAGTCTTTTCATTGTGCTTTTCAGCTAATACCATGGCTAAAAGTAACCATGATGTAAGTTTACGCGATAAAATTGGCCAAATGCTGCTCATTGGTTTTGACGGCAAAAAAATAGACGCCCACTCGCCAATCGTAAAAATGATTGAAGAAAATAATATTGGTGGCGTTATTCTATTTGATTATAACTCCCACACAAAAAATTATGATAAAAATATTGTAAACCCCCTACAAGTAAAAGAGCTCAATCATGATTTACAATACTTTAATAAGCAGGGCAATTTAAAGTATCACCGGCTACCGCTACCCTTATTAATTTCGGTAGACTATGAAGGTGGGCAAGTAGCTAGGTTGGGTGAACAATATGGATTTCCGCCAACTTTATCTGCCGCTGACGTGGGTAAGAGAAGCTTAAAGGAAGCAGAAACGATCGCTAAATCTATGGCTCAAACATTGAAAACCGCCGGATTTAATTTAGATTTTGCGCCGATATTGGATGTAAACGTTAACCCAGATAATCCAATTATTGGCAAAAAAGACCGTAGCTTTTCAAGCGATCCAAATAAAGTAATTAAGTATTCTCATGTTTATTCACGCCAGTTTTTACAACAAAAAATTCAATGTGCCTACAAGCATTTCCCAGGCCATGGCAGCTCTACTCAAGATTCACACCTTGGTTTTGTTGATGTGACTGATACTTGGCATGCCTATGAATTAGAGCCTTACCGACAATTATTGAACTTAAACGACACCTGTGGTGCAATCATGACTGCGCATATTGTCAATCGTCAATTAGATGAAACAGGCCTGCCTGCTACCTTGTCCCATAAAATATTAACAGGCCTCCTACGTCAGCAATTACATTATAAGGGGGTTATCATTACCGATGACATGCAAATGAAGGCTATTCATGATAATTATGATCTTGAACAAGCTGTCGTTTTAGCCATAAATGCTGGAGCAGATATGTTGTTATTTGGTAATAATTTAACAACTGCGCCGCAAGACTCAAAACAATTAATTGATCTCATTGAAGCTAATGTTTTATCAGGTAAAATAAATCCCGAAAGAATAAACGAAGCATACCAGCATATTATCGCTTTGAAGCAATCCCTAAAACCTACCTAA
- a CDS encoding inner membrane-spanning protein YciB: MKFLYEIFPIVLFFLAFKFYDIYLATYVGIIATAIQVIMTRLIQKKWDKVQLFTLLTFVVFGGLTLYLRDPIFIKWKPSIIFWTFALLILVSHFILKKSLLQFLISSMLKDGDNLPASIWNKLNNIWIIFFVLIGFLNLIFAYYFSTNAWVNFKFYGISLGVILISIIQTIYIRKWRKKLSQADAN, from the coding sequence GTGAAATTTCTGTATGAGATATTTCCTATTGTCCTGTTCTTTTTGGCCTTTAAATTTTATGATATCTATTTGGCAACTTATGTAGGGATTATTGCCACTGCGATACAAGTTATAATGACCCGATTAATACAAAAGAAATGGGATAAGGTACAACTATTTACTTTGCTTACCTTTGTAGTCTTTGGCGGTTTAACCTTATATCTTCGCGATCCTATTTTTATAAAATGGAAACCTAGTATTATTTTTTGGACTTTTGCTTTATTAATCTTAGTCAGTCACTTTATTTTAAAAAAATCATTGTTACAATTTTTGATTAGTTCCATGCTTAAAGATGGTGACAACTTACCTGCTAGCATTTGGAATAAATTAAACAATATCTGGATTATTTTCTTTGTTTTAATTGGATTTTTGAATCTAATTTTTGCTTATTATTTTAGCACTAACGCTTGGGTTAACTTCAAATTTTATGGCATTAGTCTTGGGGTTATTTTAATTAGTATTATTCAAACTATTTATATAAGAAAATGGCGCAAGAAATTAAGCCAAGCAGACGCCAATTAA